The Carnobacterium sp. 17-4 genome has a window encoding:
- a CDS encoding tRNA dihydrouridine synthase — protein MKENFWQDLPRPFFVLAPMEDVTDVVFRHVVSAAGKPDVFFTEFTNTVSYCHPEGRDSVRGRLTFTEDEQPMVAHIWGDEPEHFRQMSIGMAEQGFKGIDINMGCPVPNVAGKGKGSGLIRRATVAADLIQAAKTGGLPVSVKTRLGYTNIDEWRDWLTHVFEQDIANLSIHLRTRKEMSKGNAHWEMISEIKKLRDEIAPQTLLTINGDIPDRETGLKLVEEYGVDGVMIGRGVFHNPYAFEKEPKEHSSQELLNLFRLHLDLFDKYTVDEPRAFRPLRRFFKIYVRGIRGASDLRVQLMETETTNQARALLDEFEEKNKDILGE, from the coding sequence ATGAAAGAAAATTTTTGGCAAGATTTGCCACGTCCGTTTTTTGTATTGGCACCGATGGAAGATGTAACGGATGTTGTGTTTCGTCATGTAGTGAGTGCAGCAGGTAAACCAGATGTGTTTTTTACAGAGTTTACAAATACCGTTAGTTATTGCCATCCAGAAGGGCGCGATAGTGTACGTGGTCGTTTAACCTTTACTGAAGATGAACAACCGATGGTAGCTCATATATGGGGAGACGAACCAGAACACTTCCGCCAAATGAGCATTGGTATGGCAGAACAAGGTTTTAAAGGAATCGATATTAATATGGGCTGCCCGGTACCAAATGTAGCAGGTAAAGGAAAAGGTAGTGGTCTTATTCGTCGTGCTACTGTTGCTGCAGATTTAATCCAAGCAGCAAAAACAGGAGGACTACCGGTAAGTGTCAAGACCCGATTGGGTTATACAAATATCGATGAATGGCGTGATTGGTTGACACACGTTTTTGAACAAGATATTGCTAATCTTTCTATCCATTTACGGACAAGAAAAGAAATGAGTAAGGGCAATGCGCACTGGGAAATGATTTCAGAAATAAAAAAATTGCGTGATGAAATTGCACCTCAGACACTTTTGACGATTAATGGAGACATTCCAGATCGCGAAACAGGTTTGAAACTTGTTGAAGAATATGGTGTGGACGGCGTTATGATTGGGCGTGGTGTTTTTCATAACCCTTATGCATTTGAAAAAGAACCAAAAGAGCACAGCAGCCAAGAATTGCTGAATTTATTTAGATTGCACTTAGATCTTTTTGATAAATATACCGTTGATGAACCCCGTGCATTCAGACCACTTCGTCGTTTTTTTAAAATCTATGTTCGTGGTATTCGTGGAGCGAGTGATTTAAGAGTGCAGTTGATGGAAACAGAAACAACGAATCAAGCCCGTGCATTACTTGATGAATTTGAAGAAAAGAATAAGGATATTTTAGGGGAATAA
- a CDS encoding thioredoxin domain-containing protein produces MDISNIKADKVNTAYGIKIGSDDAPVKVIEFINLKCPYCKMWYEDSKDVLTEYVFAGKVQRIIKHFDKEKPSLKKGNIVHRYLDYSNPEKALEDIDFFFAHQDEWGNLESFDDIAAYVVEKRKLTLQSNELAAQEIIQEANQANVVFVPTVFIGEEIFDEHITQQELKNLIEARI; encoded by the coding sequence ATGGATATCAGTAACATAAAGGCAGACAAAGTAAATACCGCTTATGGAATTAAAATTGGAAGTGATGACGCTCCAGTTAAAGTGATTGAATTTATTAATTTAAAATGCCCTTATTGCAAAATGTGGTATGAAGATTCAAAAGATGTATTAACCGAATATGTTTTTGCTGGGAAAGTACAGCGAATCATTAAGCATTTTGATAAAGAAAAACCGAGTTTAAAAAAAGGGAATATTGTGCACCGTTATTTAGATTATTCAAATCCTGAAAAAGCGCTTGAAGACATCGATTTCTTTTTTGCTCACCAAGATGAGTGGGGAAATTTAGAATCGTTTGATGATATAGCTGCTTATGTAGTTGAGAAAAGAAAATTAACCTTACAATCAAATGAATTGGCAGCTCAAGAAATTATCCAAGAGGCGAACCAAGCAAATGTTGTATTTGTACCAACCGTGTTTATTGGTGAAGAAATTTTTGATGAGCATATTACGCAACAAGAACTCAAAAACTTGATTGAAGCGCGCATTTAA
- the whiA gene encoding DNA-binding protein WhiA, with protein sequence MSYASEVKKELTQLEVHREHAKAELAALIRMNGTVGLVDKKFILNVQTENAAIARRIYVLLKDHFDVESELLVRRKMKLKKNNVYIVRLKHGTKEVLSDLSIMEGMSFHSHVSDEVMMNTQKVKSYLRGSFLAGGSVNNPETSRYHLEIHSSYEEHNDDICQMMNQFDMNARTLERRNGYITYLKEAEKIADFLALIGATSGMLKFEDVRIIRDMRNSVNRLVNCENANLNKTIDAASKQIESIKFIDEMIGLDKIPTKLREIALVRLEYPEVTLKELGEMIPSGTISKSGINHRLRKLNEMAENLRTKEHTRSVVGN encoded by the coding sequence ATGTCTTATGCCTCAGAAGTAAAAAAAGAATTGACTCAATTAGAAGTTCATAGGGAGCACGCTAAAGCTGAGTTAGCTGCGTTAATTCGCATGAATGGAACGGTTGGCTTAGTTGATAAAAAATTTATTTTAAACGTACAAACTGAAAATGCAGCTATTGCAAGAAGAATCTATGTGTTGTTGAAAGATCATTTTGATGTTGAAAGTGAATTGTTGGTTCGGCGGAAAATGAAATTAAAGAAAAACAATGTGTATATTGTACGGTTAAAACACGGAACGAAAGAGGTTCTCTCAGATTTATCTATTATGGAGGGAATGTCTTTTCATAGCCATGTTTCAGACGAAGTAATGATGAATACTCAAAAAGTAAAATCGTATTTACGAGGCTCTTTTTTAGCAGGAGGATCCGTGAATAATCCAGAAACAAGTCGTTATCATCTTGAAATTCATTCGAGTTATGAGGAACATAATGATGATATTTGTCAAATGATGAATCAATTCGATATGAACGCTCGTACATTAGAAAGACGAAATGGGTATATTACTTATTTGAAAGAAGCAGAAAAAATTGCGGATTTTTTAGCTTTAATTGGCGCAACAAGTGGAATGCTTAAGTTTGAAGATGTACGAATCATCAGAGATATGAGGAATTCAGTAAATCGTTTAGTCAATTGTGAAAATGCCAATCTAAATAAGACGATTGATGCGGCAAGTAAACAAATTGAAAGCATTAAATTTATTGATGAGATGATTGGATTAGATAAAATTCCCACAAAACTAAGAGAAATCGCACTTGTGCGTTTAGAATATCCAGAAGTAACGCTAAAAGAATTAGGAGAAATGATTCCTAGCGGGACAATTAGTAAATCCGGAATCAATCATCGTTTGCGCAAGCTGAATGAGATGGCAGAAAACTTAAGAACTAAGGAACATACAAGATCCGTTGTAGGCAATTAA
- the clpP gene encoding ATP-dependent Clp endopeptidase proteolytic subunit ClpP, with the protein MNLVPTVIEQSSRGERAYDIYSRLLKDRIIMLSGPVDDDLANAVIAQLLFLDAQDSEKDIYIYINSPGGSVTAGLAIFDTMNFIKADVQTIAMGMAASMGSFLLTAGTKGKRYALPNAEIMIHQPSGGSQGQATEIEIAARHILNTRERLNKILSDRTGQPIEVIKRDTDRDNYMSAEDAKAYGLIDEIMENSSALS; encoded by the coding sequence ATGAATTTAGTCCCTACAGTAATCGAACAGTCATCAAGAGGTGAACGTGCCTATGACATTTACTCACGTCTTTTAAAAGACCGTATTATCATGTTAAGTGGTCCAGTAGACGATGATCTAGCAAATGCTGTAATCGCTCAGCTATTATTTTTAGATGCACAAGATTCTGAAAAAGATATTTATATTTATATTAATTCTCCAGGTGGTAGTGTAACTGCTGGTTTAGCGATTTTTGATACAATGAACTTTATTAAAGCAGATGTACAAACTATAGCAATGGGAATGGCTGCTTCAATGGGTAGTTTCTTATTGACAGCTGGTACAAAAGGAAAACGTTACGCATTACCGAATGCTGAAATTATGATTCACCAACCATCAGGCGGATCTCAAGGGCAAGCTACTGAAATTGAAATTGCTGCTCGTCACATTCTTAATACACGTGAACGCTTGAATAAAATTTTATCAGATCGCACAGGACAACCGATTGAAGTAATCAAACGCGATACAGATCGTGATAACTATATGTCTGCAGAAGATGCAAAAGCTTATGGTTTGATTGATGAAATCATGGAAAACAGCTCAGCTTTAAGCTAA